In Rhodococcus pseudokoreensis, the DNA window TCGATGTACGCCCGTTCGTTGTTCATCAGCCTGGTCGGCGAGGTGCCGACTTCTGCGAGGAAATGGTCACTTCCCGTGGCGGTATCGAACTGCCACACCGTGCCATGAAGGATCACCCTGCGGCCGATGTGATCCCAAGGGTTCTTCAGGATGACGGCGAAGTCGCGTTCGTTGATCTCCTCGTACGTGGACGGATCGAGGAGAGTGGGGTCTTTCGATGCATCGAGGGTGGGGTAGTTGGCGGCCGGCTTCGATGTGGAGCTGGATGGATCGAAGAATCCGGTCACCGCGACGATGAGAATCAGGGCCACCGCCGCGTAAAGGAGCCACGCGTACTTCCTTTTAGGCGCAGGCGGAACCGCGGGCTGGGTGGTCAGCGAGTTTGGATGCGCGTTTGCCGTCCATCTGACGCCGTCCCAGTACCTGATGATCGCAGGATTCTGAGGATCCGGGTACCAGCCAGGCGGCGGGGTCGGTGTTGTCACGTGCGCATCCAATCAGTCGGCTGTCCAACGATCGCGATCCCACCTGTTAGAGCTTCCACTCCCAGCCTCCATCGGACATATGAGGGAGGAACATCACCGACGTTGTGTCCTTTGGGATGTCGAGCACGACGAATCCTTCGTACTTCGAAGCTGGCGCGAGCCGGTCGGGGAACGTTTCATCGGACTGGTCGCACCCGAAGGTTGGTGTCGTTGCGATCCGCGACACAGTAACTCCCGACGCCGTCACGGCGGAGAGAGAGTTCGGGTTCCACATGCCTGAATACGGGTCCATCTGCGCACCAGTTCGGGTCTCGACAACCACAGGCAGGGCGATCAGGCGACCGTTCTCAACCGGATATTGTCCAGAGCATCCGGTCGGTTCGATTGGGGCGCTCAGGACGAACTCGATGTCACATGGATTGTCGCTCGGTGCACAGCCAAGCCCGGACCGCTGCCCGAATTGCTTGTCGATCGCTCCACGCGCATTCTGCGGAGGCGCCGCGCTGGCGCTCGACGAGCTGGGCGGCGACGCCGGTGTCGCCGCGGCTGCAGAGGTTTGCTCGACCGAGTTGCTGTTCGCCTGATTTCCCACTGCGTATCCGACGCCGAATCCACTGGCGAGTAGAACAGCTGCGATCCCCACCACGCCCGCAGCGACTGCTTTCATATTCACTCGCGCATCAAACCAGAAGAACTGGACGTGCGGTATAGACTACTTGAAATCTACGAGTTTCAGATAACTGCAGTTGGCTGGCGGCTGAATGAACCTTACCTTGCTGACGTCAGCCTTGAGCGTGATCGCGCGAGGGAATCCTTCGGGGGTTCTCTATTAGCTCTTTTTCAAGTTGATTTCGCATCGATCTCAACTCATCGATCTTCCTGGTCAAGGCTGCTTTCTGCGTTCCTTCCTGTTGGTCTTCGGTGAGGCTGTCGATTTCGTTTTGTAAATTTTTGATCTCTCTGTCGATTTTTCTAGCCGTATCGGTTTCATAATCGAGCGACTGCTGGGTGAGTGGCCCCATGGAGTTTGAAATCGTGACATTACGATATGTTCGGCCGCGTTCGAGGCGAGCAAGGCGGCTCGAAATACCTTCTAGCACGTCGACGAGAGCTTCCTGGTCGCCTCCCGCCACTTTCTGTGAGACCGCCTGTATGGCGTCGTACTGAGTCAGTGGTGTCACTAGCTGTTCCGGATTCAGCACTGCCGTTTGGGCGAACTTCGCAAGGTCGTTCTTCGCCTTGTCTACGGATGCAGGGTCGGTTAGGTCGTAGCTAATTGCTCGTTGATCTGTGATGTCGAACGGGATTGGCAGGTTGTCGCCCTTAAGTAGAACGACTGGCCGTTTGAAGCAATGGGCCACAGCTAGTTCGTAAAAGACATTGGGATTGTGGCCCGTAAGGTCCGCAACGATGAGATCGGATTTGATGACTCGGTCGACTACCCGTTGGCCGATCGAGTCTGGGGTCGACTCTTCATCAGCCCGCACCACGGTCCAGTCAGGCTCGCAGAGGGCCTTCTTGATTACGTAGGTCAAGACATTTGATGCGTGCCTGTGGATGTCGGTACCAGGGGTTCCGATGGGGGAGATGACGAAAACCGACTTCGACCCGTGCTCTTTCACGATGTGATCATCGCACGGCACTCGAAGTGGACCGGGTTGTTGGGCTCAACGGGCGCGCGGTCACCCAGGTCGTGAGGGGGCTGCTAAGCGCCCCGGCCAGGCTTCCCTCCTCGCCGGGGCGTGGCAGACGGTACCAGCATTCGAACGTTTGTGCGACGATTCTGGCATGAGATCGACCGAGCCCGCGCCTCCTCGTTGTTCGAGCGGGCACCGGCTCCTGGCGCATACCTGCCTCGTCGGCTGGGAGGTGTGCGGCTGCGACTCCGCCGCCAACGGCGGCCATCGGACGCACGTCTGCCGGCAGTGTGGTGAGACGGTGCGAACGCCGCCATGCGCTGGCGCCGAACCGCAGCGTGACCGCTGGGCAAAATGCGACGGCGAGTGCGACTCTCCACTTACTCTCCACTTTGGTTGACACAAGCAGGAACAGTTGGGAACAACTGTTCGAGTTGAACTCGGGATGAAGTCCGAAATCCGCTGGTCATCGGTATCATTGACTTATTCCCACTTGTGTCATATGTGCCCCCGGCAGGATTCGAACCTGCGACCAAGAGATTAGAAGGCTCTTGCTCTATCCCCTGAGCTACGGAGGCGCG includes these proteins:
- a CDS encoding DUF2510 domain-containing protein yields the protein MTTPTPPPGWYPDPQNPAIIRYWDGVRWTANAHPNSLTTQPAVPPAPKRKYAWLLYAAVALILIVAVTGFFDPSSSTSKPAANYPTLDASKDPTLLDPSTYEEINERDFAVILKNPWDHIGRRVILHGTVWQFDTATGSDHFLAEVGTSPTRLMNNERAYIDGRASVLAPFVEGDEVTMHVVVDGQKTYTSTEEKEITVPQFQVAMIELTK